One genomic region from Tautonia marina encodes:
- a CDS encoding DUF2283 domain-containing protein: MNQPYLEVTFRRGKPIAAYLYLPRRPGDRAVRSEPVDDLIVIDRAEDGRPIGLELVDPVAVSADRVNAVLRQLDQPELAASELAPLHAA, encoded by the coding sequence ATGAACCAGCCGTACCTCGAAGTGACCTTCCGCCGGGGAAAGCCCATCGCGGCCTACCTGTACCTGCCTCGGAGGCCGGGGGACCGAGCCGTACGGAGCGAGCCGGTCGACGATCTGATCGTGATTGACCGCGCCGAGGATGGTCGGCCGATCGGCCTGGAACTCGTCGATCCGGTTGCGGTGTCGGCCGATCGGGTTAACGCGGTGCTGAGGCAACTTGACCAGCCGGAGCTTGCCGCGTCGGAACTGGCACCGTTGCACGCCGCCTGA
- a CDS encoding DUF2283 domain-containing protein — protein sequence MNQPYLEVTFRLGKPIAAYLYLPRRPGDRAVRSEPIDDLIVIDRAEDGRPIGLELVDPGAVSVDCVNAVLRQLDQPELAASELAPLHAA from the coding sequence ATGAACCAGCCATACCTTGAAGTGACCTTCCGCCTGGGAAAGCCCATCGCGGCCTACCTGTACCTGCCTCGGAGGCCGGGGGACCGCGCCGTACGGAGCGAGCCGATCGACGATCTGATCGTGATTGACCGCGCCGAGGATGGTCGGCCGATCGGCCTGGAACTCGTCGATCCGGGGGCGGTGTCCGTCGATTGCGTCAACGCGGTGCTGCGGCAACTCGACCAGCCGGAGCTTGCCGCGTCGGAACTGGCACCGTTACACGCCGCCTGA
- a CDS encoding type II toxin-antitoxin system MqsA family antitoxin produces MICAICKRAETEPGSTTVTLERDGSTLVIKDVPAAVCPNCGEAYIGEAESARLLEIAEALHQAGAQVDVRRFAAAS; encoded by the coding sequence ATGATCTGTGCCATCTGCAAGCGGGCCGAGACCGAGCCCGGCTCGACCACCGTGACCCTGGAACGGGACGGCTCGACCCTGGTCATCAAGGACGTGCCCGCCGCCGTCTGCCCGAACTGTGGCGAAGCCTACATCGGCGAGGCCGAATCCGCTCGATTGCTGGAGATTGCCGAGGCGCTCCATCAGGCAGGTGCCCAGGTCGATGTGCGGCGATTCGCGGCGGCGAGCTGA
- the pyrH gene encoding UMP kinase, which produces MDPAPPSDEAPVFRRVLLKLSGESFARPGEGGINAEEVRRIADQAARVARRGVELAIVVGGGNILRGATLARGSDVIKEATGHYMGMMATVINGLALQDALEGIGCETRLMTPIRMDEVAEPYIRRRALSHLSVGRIIILAAGTGSPFVTTDTAAALRGKELEVDIILKATRVDGVYSADPEKNPHAVRYEALNFDQVMREDLKVMDGAAIGMCRDNRLPIIVFNYKREGNIERVVAGESIGTWVSDKPRPTARSAETGQPAPSPSQ; this is translated from the coding sequence ATGGACCCGGCCCCCCCCTCCGACGAAGCCCCTGTGTTCCGTCGCGTCTTGTTGAAGCTCTCCGGAGAAAGCTTCGCCCGGCCCGGCGAAGGGGGGATCAACGCCGAGGAGGTTCGCCGGATTGCCGATCAGGCGGCCCGGGTCGCCCGTCGAGGAGTCGAGCTGGCCATCGTCGTCGGCGGTGGCAACATCCTCCGAGGCGCCACCCTGGCCCGAGGCTCCGATGTCATCAAAGAGGCGACCGGCCACTACATGGGCATGATGGCCACGGTCATCAATGGCCTCGCCTTGCAAGATGCCCTCGAAGGGATCGGCTGCGAGACCCGCCTGATGACCCCGATCCGCATGGACGAGGTCGCCGAGCCCTACATCCGCCGCCGGGCTCTCAGCCACCTCTCCGTCGGCCGGATCATCATCCTCGCCGCCGGGACCGGCAGCCCCTTCGTGACCACCGACACGGCCGCCGCCCTTCGAGGCAAGGAACTGGAAGTCGACATCATCCTCAAGGCCACCCGCGTCGATGGGGTCTACTCAGCCGACCCGGAGAAGAACCCTCATGCTGTCCGCTACGAGGCCCTGAACTTCGATCAGGTCATGCGAGAAGACCTGAAGGTCATGGACGGCGCGGCCATCGGCATGTGCCGCGATAACCGTCTGCCGATCATCGTCTTTAACTACAAGCGGGAAGGGAACATCGAACGGGTCGTTGCCGGTGAGTCGATCGGCACCTGGGTCAGTGATAAGCCCCGGCCCACCGCTCGGTCGGCCGAGACTGGCCAGCCGGCCCCGTCCCCGTCACAATGA
- a CDS encoding DUF4258 domain-containing protein: MVPDPLDWPDWWEWELEFTPHLLKRMVDRGFNEVDLRAMLASASGYRPSASEGRFVIMARYDGRDWDIVVEPDETSRQLLVITAYARGSS; this comes from the coding sequence ATGGTGCCTGATCCCCTCGACTGGCCGGACTGGTGGGAGTGGGAACTCGAATTCACGCCCCACCTGCTCAAGCGCATGGTCGATCGGGGATTCAACGAGGTCGATTTGCGTGCGATGCTCGCCTCCGCATCGGGCTACCGGCCGTCCGCGTCGGAAGGACGGTTTGTTATCATGGCACGATACGATGGGCGCGACTGGGACATCGTCGTTGAACCAGACGAGACGAGCCGCCAGTTGCTCGTGATCACGGCGTATGCCAGGGGGTCGTCATGA
- a CDS encoding restriction endonuclease subunit S, producing MMPDLWTESTFGDLIGEGVLQISDGYRAKNSELGGDGPIFLRAGHVTDSHIHFDGVDRFRAELTDRVLPKMSKPGDVVVTTKGNSTGRVTYVDDRMPRFVYSPHLSFWRSLDLDRLWPGFLRYWSRGREFEGQLSSMKTSTDMAPYLSLVDQKRLHITLPPIDQQREIAAILGALDDKIDLNRRMNGTLEGMARAVFRSWFVDFDPVRAKSEGRQPPGLDAETAALFPSSFADSPLGPIPEGWHTRRWGDLVRLEYGKSLRSYEDSDGPFTVFGTNGPIGRHVEPLCSHPGIIIGRKGAYRGVHYHDAPFFVIDTAYYVEPKSQIELRWAYYEMLRLDINGMDSGSAIPSTSRDDFYSLPVIEPPVELQRRFVEVLTPCWANQKTHDEEAATLAALRDTLLPKLLSGEVRIEEMSTVVQ from the coding sequence ATGATGCCTGACCTCTGGACCGAGTCAACCTTCGGCGACCTGATCGGCGAAGGAGTTTTGCAGATCAGCGATGGCTACCGTGCCAAGAACTCCGAACTCGGGGGCGACGGGCCAATCTTCCTTCGTGCGGGGCATGTGACCGATTCGCACATCCATTTCGACGGGGTTGATCGTTTTCGTGCGGAGTTGACCGACCGCGTCCTTCCCAAGATGTCGAAGCCGGGGGATGTTGTCGTCACGACGAAGGGGAATAGCACGGGCCGGGTGACATACGTTGACGATCGGATGCCGAGGTTCGTCTACTCACCACACCTGAGCTTTTGGCGCTCGCTCGACCTGGACCGACTCTGGCCCGGCTTCCTCCGGTATTGGTCACGAGGCCGCGAGTTCGAAGGCCAGCTTTCGAGCATGAAAACCTCGACCGACATGGCCCCGTACTTGAGCCTGGTCGATCAGAAACGCCTCCACATCACCCTTCCCCCCATTGACCAGCAACGGGAAATCGCGGCCATCCTCGGTGCCCTCGACGACAAGATCGACCTGAACCGGAGGATGAACGGGACGCTGGAGGGGATGGCGCGGGCGGTGTTCCGGTCGTGGTTCGTGGACTTCGACCCCGTGCGGGCCAAGAGTGAGGGGCGCCAGCCGCCCGGCCTCGACGCCGAGACCGCCGCCCTGTTCCCCTCCTCGTTCGCCGACTCCCCCCTCGGCCCGATCCCGGAGGGCTGGCATACGCGACGATGGGGCGATCTGGTGAGGCTCGAATATGGTAAGAGTCTGCGCAGTTACGAAGACAGCGACGGCCCCTTTACTGTCTTTGGCACCAACGGACCGATCGGTCGGCACGTCGAGCCGCTTTGCAGTCACCCAGGTATCATCATCGGCCGCAAGGGCGCGTATCGCGGGGTTCACTACCACGATGCCCCGTTCTTCGTCATCGACACCGCCTACTACGTCGAGCCGAAGTCCCAGATCGAGTTGCGCTGGGCTTATTACGAAATGCTTCGGCTCGACATCAACGGGATGGATAGCGGCTCCGCGATCCCTTCGACAAGCCGCGACGACTTCTACAGCTTGCCGGTGATCGAGCCACCCGTTGAGCTTCAACGCCGCTTCGTCGAGGTTCTGACGCCCTGCTGGGCGAATCAAAAGACACACGACGAGGAGGCGGCAACGCTCGCCGCTCTGCGCGACACCCTCTTGCCGAAGCTGCTCTCCGGCGAAGTTCGGATCGAGGAAATGAGCACGGTTGTTCAGTGA
- the frr gene encoding ribosome recycling factor has translation MSIEEITFEAEERMEKSVSLLADQLRGIRTGRANTGLVESIRVEYYGSPTPLKQLANLSTPEPQQILIRPYDTGIIGDIIKAIQTSDLGLTPNSDNKVVRLNVPPLSVEQRKKLASRVKDLAEEARVSIRNIRRDANKSTDAETADKLLTEDDQARTKDEIQTLTKKYEGKVNDLAEKKEAEIMEE, from the coding sequence ATGAGTATTGAAGAGATCACATTTGAGGCCGAAGAGCGGATGGAGAAGTCCGTCTCCCTGCTGGCCGACCAGCTCCGGGGCATCCGCACCGGCCGAGCCAATACCGGGCTCGTCGAGTCGATCCGGGTCGAGTACTACGGCTCGCCGACCCCGTTGAAGCAACTGGCCAACCTCAGCACCCCCGAGCCGCAGCAGATCCTGATCCGCCCTTACGACACCGGCATCATTGGCGATATCATCAAGGCCATTCAGACCTCCGACCTCGGCCTGACGCCGAACTCCGACAACAAGGTCGTTCGTCTGAACGTCCCCCCCCTCTCGGTCGAGCAGCGCAAGAAGCTCGCCAGTCGCGTAAAGGATCTGGCCGAGGAGGCCCGCGTCTCGATCCGCAACATCCGCCGCGACGCCAACAAATCCACCGACGCCGAGACCGCCGACAAGCTCCTCACTGAGGACGATCAGGCCCGCACCAAGGACGAGATCCAGACCCTCACCAAGAAGTACGAGGGGAAGGTCAACGACCTTGCCGAGAAGAAAGAAGCCGAGATCATGGAGGAGTGA
- a CDS encoding class I SAM-dependent DNA methyltransferase, with product MGRPKAGTGKKNGGGANLGFEEKLWAAADKMRGHMDAAEYKHVALGLIFLKYISDAFQERYDALQDEPHADPEDRDEYLAENVFWVPKVARWQALQDAAKQADIGKRVDNAMEAIEKENGSLKGVLPKDYARPTLDQTRLGELIDLIGTIELVYREDADLFDGKRDHRSKDLLGQVYMYFLGKFAAAEGKLGGEFFTPESVVKLLVEMIEPYKGRVFDPCCGSGGMFVQSEKFVEAHGGKKTDLSIYGQESNPTTWKLCKMNLAIRGIEANLGPHHADSLHNDQHKDLKADFILANPPFNVSDWGGDRLREDARWQYGTPPVGNANFAWVQNFLAHLGPKGVAGFVLANGSMSSNQSGEGEIRRRIVEADLVDCLIALPGQLFYTTPIPACLWFLTRNKANGRFRDRRGETLFIDARKLGSLVDRTHRELSDDEIARIARAYHAWRGEPDAGPYADVPGFCKAATQEEIAAHGFVLTPGRYVGAEDVEDDGEPFEEKMGRLVATLREQQAEAARLDAAITTNLERLGYGA from the coding sequence ATGGGGCGGCCGAAAGCGGGGACGGGGAAGAAGAACGGGGGCGGGGCGAACCTGGGGTTCGAGGAGAAGCTCTGGGCGGCGGCCGACAAGATGCGGGGCCACATGGACGCGGCGGAGTACAAGCACGTCGCGCTGGGCCTGATCTTCCTGAAGTACATCAGCGACGCCTTCCAGGAGCGGTACGACGCGCTCCAGGACGAGCCGCACGCCGACCCGGAAGACCGGGACGAGTACCTGGCCGAGAATGTCTTCTGGGTGCCGAAGGTGGCACGCTGGCAGGCGCTCCAGGACGCCGCGAAACAGGCGGACATCGGCAAGCGCGTTGATAACGCGATGGAGGCGATCGAGAAGGAGAACGGGTCACTCAAGGGGGTCTTGCCGAAGGACTACGCACGGCCGACGCTCGATCAGACCCGGCTGGGCGAGTTGATCGACCTGATCGGGACGATCGAACTGGTCTACCGCGAAGATGCTGATTTGTTCGACGGCAAGCGTGATCATCGGTCGAAAGACCTGCTGGGACAGGTCTACATGTACTTCCTCGGGAAGTTCGCCGCCGCCGAGGGGAAGCTGGGCGGGGAGTTCTTCACGCCCGAGTCGGTGGTGAAGCTGCTGGTCGAGATGATCGAGCCGTACAAGGGGCGGGTGTTTGACCCCTGCTGCGGGTCAGGCGGGATGTTCGTGCAGTCGGAGAAATTCGTCGAGGCGCACGGGGGGAAGAAGACCGACCTGTCGATCTACGGGCAGGAGTCGAACCCGACGACCTGGAAGCTCTGCAAGATGAACCTGGCGATCCGGGGGATCGAGGCGAATCTCGGGCCGCACCACGCCGACAGCCTCCACAACGACCAGCACAAAGACCTGAAGGCCGACTTCATCCTGGCGAACCCGCCGTTCAACGTGAGCGACTGGGGGGGCGACCGGCTCCGCGAAGATGCGCGATGGCAGTACGGGACGCCGCCGGTCGGGAACGCGAATTTCGCCTGGGTGCAAAACTTCCTTGCGCACCTGGGGCCGAAGGGGGTGGCGGGCTTTGTATTGGCGAATGGGTCGATGTCGTCGAACCAGTCAGGCGAGGGGGAGATCAGGCGCCGGATCGTCGAGGCCGACCTGGTCGACTGCCTGATCGCCCTTCCGGGGCAATTGTTCTATACCACGCCGATCCCAGCCTGTCTCTGGTTCCTGACCCGGAACAAGGCGAACGGGCGGTTCCGTGATCGCCGGGGCGAGACGCTGTTCATCGACGCCCGCAAGCTGGGGAGCCTGGTTGATCGGACCCACCGTGAACTCTCGGACGACGAGATCGCCCGGATCGCCCGCGCCTACCACGCCTGGCGCGGCGAGCCAGATGCCGGCCCCTATGCCGACGTGCCGGGCTTCTGCAAGGCGGCGACGCAGGAAGAGATCGCCGCGCATGGGTTCGTGCTGACGCCGGGGCGGTACGTCGGGGCCGAGGACGTGGAGGACGACGGCGAGCCGTTCGAGGAGAAGATGGGGCGGCTGGTGGCGACGCTCCGGGAGCAGCAGGCCGAGGCGGCGCGGCTCGATGCCGCCATCACGACGAACCTGGAAAGGCTTGGCTATGGTGCCTGA
- a CDS encoding DUF4268 domain-containing protein codes for MKSNNLTLGEVLASPCQYVIPVFQRYYRWDQPQWDKLWNDLVDLQEPDRTGRHFMGFLVMVPETFMPGRINRSHLIDGQQRLTTLSLILCALRDAARLAGFDDLAMKIEFSTLVHQFETGEDRFRVFPKLRDREQYVACINGETPADGRLGAAVRYFAGRLTTIPEAGTEAGLRAFYDLLSQRLEFVYAQLEGENPFNIFKSLNSTGVPLGPADLIRNFVFMNLPVEHQDAFDQAHWKPMERRFEDQQGILDAEGLSSFLRDHLMRHGEYIRPAETFDAFQRKHSATAFDPVQVTIEAKKASGWYEILLGNRPDSDPEVEAVLAQFRQLESSTTDALLLNLYERRDRGALSPKELIECLRLLSGFILRRLVCGENSRGYARLFVQAAGAIGESPVDDLRRFLESRGFPDTPRFVRAFVTFDLYHSRYRKAVLVALERAQGHKEPVVLSKAQVEHIMPQTLTDAWRETLGDESARIHSTWLHTPGNLTLTGYNPELLNKPFAIKREGYKNSNIVLTRRVADSESWGEAEIEQRARWMAEDASRIWPGPAVPVERASDEAARIGPSRFDLRLRFWTGFRDHLKESGSELDPAEPGPRYRHLCGRLGVGKPLYAYLNLRNRRLAVSACFHGKRAEQQFHAIRQHQEAIEAEIGSRLIWTARPGGDSLIVLRNPVDPTDETIWPSYYDWMRRSLETFRRVLAPHITRTPKADRLANHGEGVSDAEQFRLDYWFAFRDLLTNSSSPVKPRKPQPDPWYKFAAGRSHTQLATILGWREASIAVELTFWYDQAQAYYTILSRDREAIEAEIGEPLEWQDQGDRRHSKIRIKREGVDLANRQEWPDQHQWLREKLECLHRVFVPRIKAISPEDLETAETDDMVNDASEGANMDEGATDAG; via the coding sequence ATGAAGTCGAACAACCTGACCCTGGGCGAGGTGCTGGCCTCTCCGTGCCAGTACGTTATCCCGGTCTTTCAGCGCTACTACCGATGGGACCAGCCGCAGTGGGACAAGCTCTGGAATGACCTGGTGGACTTGCAGGAACCGGATCGGACGGGCCGGCACTTCATGGGGTTCCTCGTGATGGTGCCCGAGACGTTCATGCCGGGGCGGATCAACCGATCGCATCTGATCGACGGGCAGCAACGCTTGACGACGCTCTCGCTGATTTTGTGCGCCCTGAGAGACGCGGCAAGGTTGGCTGGGTTCGACGATCTGGCGATGAAGATCGAGTTCTCGACTCTTGTTCACCAGTTCGAGACGGGGGAGGATCGCTTCCGGGTCTTCCCGAAGCTTCGGGACCGTGAGCAGTATGTCGCCTGCATCAACGGCGAGACGCCCGCCGACGGCCGTCTGGGGGCCGCCGTGCGGTATTTCGCAGGCCGGTTGACCACAATCCCCGAGGCGGGTACGGAGGCCGGTCTGCGGGCCTTCTACGACCTCCTGAGCCAGCGCCTGGAGTTCGTCTACGCTCAGCTTGAGGGGGAGAACCCGTTCAACATCTTCAAGAGCTTGAACTCGACGGGCGTTCCGCTCGGCCCGGCGGATTTGATCCGCAATTTCGTGTTCATGAACCTGCCGGTCGAGCATCAGGACGCATTCGACCAAGCCCACTGGAAGCCGATGGAGCGGCGATTCGAGGATCAACAGGGGATTCTCGACGCCGAGGGGTTGTCGTCGTTCCTGCGCGATCACCTGATGCGGCACGGCGAGTATATCCGGCCCGCCGAGACGTTCGACGCCTTTCAGCGGAAGCACTCGGCCACGGCATTCGACCCCGTCCAGGTGACGATCGAGGCCAAGAAGGCGTCGGGCTGGTACGAGATTCTGCTAGGCAACCGGCCCGATTCCGACCCGGAGGTCGAGGCGGTGCTCGCCCAGTTCCGGCAGTTGGAAAGCTCGACGACGGACGCCCTGTTGCTGAACCTGTATGAGCGCCGGGATCGCGGGGCGTTGAGCCCGAAGGAGTTGATCGAGTGCCTTCGCCTGCTCTCCGGGTTCATCCTGCGTCGGCTCGTCTGCGGGGAGAACTCGCGCGGCTATGCCCGGCTGTTCGTGCAGGCCGCCGGAGCGATCGGTGAATCGCCGGTGGATGATTTGCGGCGATTCCTGGAGTCGCGCGGGTTCCCCGACACGCCGCGTTTCGTCCGCGCGTTCGTGACGTTCGACCTGTATCACAGTCGTTACCGGAAGGCCGTTCTGGTTGCCCTGGAGCGTGCCCAGGGGCACAAGGAGCCGGTAGTCTTGTCGAAGGCCCAGGTCGAGCACATCATGCCCCAGACCCTCACCGACGCCTGGCGTGAGACGCTCGGGGACGAGTCGGCCCGGATTCACTCGACCTGGCTGCACACGCCGGGGAACCTGACTCTGACCGGGTATAACCCCGAGTTGCTGAACAAGCCCTTCGCGATCAAGCGAGAAGGATACAAGAACAGCAACATCGTCCTGACCCGACGTGTGGCCGACAGCGAGTCGTGGGGTGAAGCAGAGATTGAGCAACGTGCCCGATGGATGGCCGAGGACGCGAGCCGCATCTGGCCAGGCCCGGCGGTCCCGGTCGAGCGCGCCAGCGATGAGGCTGCTCGGATCGGTCCGTCGCGGTTCGATCTGCGGCTCCGGTTCTGGACGGGTTTCCGTGACCATCTCAAGGAGTCGGGGAGCGAGTTGGACCCGGCCGAGCCCGGACCGAGGTACAGGCACCTGTGCGGGCGATTGGGAGTTGGGAAACCCCTCTACGCCTATTTGAATCTCAGGAACCGACGGTTAGCCGTCAGCGCATGTTTTCACGGCAAGCGGGCCGAGCAGCAGTTCCACGCGATCCGGCAGCACCAGGAGGCCATTGAGGCGGAGATCGGCTCGCGGCTCATTTGGACCGCCCGACCGGGGGGTGACTCCTTGATCGTCCTTCGCAACCCCGTTGACCCGACCGACGAGACGATCTGGCCGTCGTACTACGACTGGATGCGGCGATCGCTGGAAACGTTTCGACGAGTTCTGGCCCCGCACATCACTCGAACGCCGAAAGCTGACCGGCTCGCGAATCACGGGGAGGGTGTCTCCGATGCCGAGCAGTTCCGACTCGACTACTGGTTCGCATTCCGAGATTTGCTCACGAACTCGTCCTCGCCGGTGAAGCCCAGGAAGCCGCAGCCTGACCCGTGGTACAAGTTTGCAGCCGGGAGGTCTCATACCCAACTGGCCACCATCCTGGGCTGGCGCGAAGCCTCGATCGCGGTGGAATTGACCTTCTGGTATGACCAGGCCCAGGCGTACTACACCATCCTCTCGCGTGATCGCGAGGCAATCGAGGCCGAGATTGGTGAACCGCTGGAGTGGCAAGACCAAGGTGATCGGAGGCACAGCAAGATCAGGATCAAGCGGGAGGGCGTCGATCTGGCAAACCGTCAGGAATGGCCCGATCAGCACCAGTGGCTTCGGGAGAAGCTAGAGTGCCTCCATCGGGTCTTCGTCCCGAGGATCAAGGCGATCAGCCCTGAAGACCTGGAAACCGCCGAGACTGATGATATGGTCAATGACGCAAGCGAGGGGGCGAACATGGATGAGGGAGCGACCGACGCCGGGTAG
- a CDS encoding DUF4365 domain-containing protein, with translation MLLTENDIKSELSYAYLHAVASRAGCEVQKAERYSDGAGVDATIRARERFAPDSVFTHFSIDVQLKATSGEPNLDDRGCYPFPLRLDHYNKLRDTDRQAQQFLVVLYLPPDPEQWLVHSAERMIAQRCAYWVSLQAAPDSPNKSSQTVYLPSSNLFSVAGLRSVLTRVSRGERIDYEQPV, from the coding sequence ATGTTGCTCACCGAGAACGACATCAAGTCGGAACTTAGCTATGCTTACCTGCACGCGGTCGCCTCGCGGGCCGGGTGCGAGGTTCAGAAGGCGGAGCGGTATAGCGACGGGGCCGGCGTGGATGCGACGATCCGGGCCAGGGAGCGGTTTGCTCCGGACTCGGTCTTCACGCACTTCAGCATCGACGTTCAGTTGAAGGCGACCAGCGGCGAGCCAAACCTTGACGATCGGGGATGCTATCCCTTTCCCCTGCGACTGGACCACTACAACAAGCTTCGCGACACGGACCGTCAGGCCCAGCAATTCCTCGTGGTGCTGTATCTCCCGCCCGACCCCGAGCAGTGGCTGGTTCACTCGGCGGAACGCATGATCGCCCAGCGGTGCGCCTACTGGGTCAGCCTGCAAGCCGCCCCGGACAGCCCGAACAAGTCGTCGCAAACGGTCTATCTTCCTTCGAGCAACCTCTTCTCCGTCGCGGGCCTGCGATCAGTCCTGACACGGGTTTCGCGCGGCGAGAGGATCGACTATGAGCAACCCGTTTGA
- a CDS encoding helix-turn-helix transcriptional regulator, with protein MTPNTPDPNILPIPEPAPPSRGLLIDIAELSTLLDRSVRSLHRDDLAGRIPASLRLGRSKKWSRAEIEAWINAGTPPRRKWEIIKKSPPSRQAG; from the coding sequence ATGACCCCGAACACCCCCGACCCGAACATCCTCCCGATCCCTGAACCCGCGCCTCCCTCCAGGGGGCTCCTCATCGACATCGCCGAGCTTTCGACCCTGCTCGATCGTTCGGTCCGCTCGCTTCACCGCGACGACCTCGCCGGCCGCATTCCTGCCAGCCTTCGCCTCGGCCGCTCGAAGAAATGGTCCCGCGCCGAGATCGAGGCATGGATCAACGCCGGCACACCTCCCAGACGCAAGTGGGAAATCATCAAGAAGTCGCCCCCTTCCCGCCAGGCCGGCTGA